The following proteins come from a genomic window of Rutidosis leptorrhynchoides isolate AG116_Rl617_1_P2 chromosome 10, CSIRO_AGI_Rlap_v1, whole genome shotgun sequence:
- the LOC139873579 gene encoding uncharacterized protein — MSMRIKAVVDKFVEELKEALEADIQDRIMKEREMQSYIEEREREVAEREAAWKQELSRREAEIARQEARLKTERENLEKEKSVLMGTASNQDNQDGALEITVSGEKYRCLRFSKAKK; from the exons ATGTCAATGAGAATAAAAGCAGTAGTGGATAAGTTTGTAGAAGAATTGAAAGAAGCATTAGAAGCAGATATACAAGACAGAATTATGAAAGAAAGAGAGATGCAAAGTTACATCGAAGAACGTGAACGTGAAGTCGCTGAACGTGAAGCTGCTTGGAAACAAGAACTCTCTCGTCGTGAG GCAGAAATTGCTAGACAAGAAGCGAGGCTGAAAACGGAGAGAGAAAACCTTGAAAAAGAGAAGAGTGTGCTCATGGGAACGGCATCTAACCAAGATAATCAAGACGGCGCTCTTGAAATTACCGTAAGTGGTGAGAAATACCGATGCCTCAGGTTCTCAAAGGCCAAAAAGTAA
- the LOC139872154 gene encoding pre-mRNA-splicing factor ATP-dependent RNA helicase DEAH10, whose product MPSMDTGNRNNFSNNSNNKNHQPQLKPNSDPNSDVRKFNKIQHQRRSLPIASVEKRLVEEVNKNDTLIIVGETGSGKTTQLPQYLYNGGFCGDGGTIGITQPRRVAAVTVAKRVAEECGVKLGEKVGYSIRFEDVTSTSTRIKYMTDGLLLREALLDPYLSRYSVIVVDEAHERTVQTDVLLGLLKDVQKKRSQSSIQSNNDLMKMNNGNLEKEDKNGQAGSVIKQHVVKKLNPLKLIIMSASLDARGFSEYFNGAKAVHVQGRQFPVDILYTAQPETDCLDAALVTIFQIHLEEGPGDILVFLSGQEEIESVEGLVRENLKKLPEANQKLVILPLFSSLPSEKQMKVFTPALDGFRKVILATNIAETSVTIPGIKYVIDPGLVKVRSYSPDSGIESLIVVKTSKAQALQRSGRAGREGPGKCFRLYPESRFEGLDDSTVPEIKRCNLSNVILQLSALGVDDILGFDFMEKPDRLAVIRSLELLYLLGALTDEKKLSDPIGQQMARLPLEPNDSKALILASQFDCLEEMLIVVAMLSVESIFYAPREKLEESRAAIKCFSSPDGDHLTLLNVYRIAAEFLEKNKAENGNEKAEKNLRKWCKDNFINGRSLKHARDVYNQIRENVEQMGLKISSCGDDMLQLRRCLAASYFLNAALKQPDGTYRVMANGQIAEIHPTSILRRTKPECIIFYNLVQTTRNYVRNVTRIDYLWLAELAPQCYALKD is encoded by the exons ATGCCTTCAATGGATACCGGAAACCGAAATAACTTCTCCAATAATTCAAACAACAAAAACCACCAGCCTCAACTTAAACCTAATTCCGATCCCAACTCCGACGTCAG GAAATTCAATAAAATTCAACACCAGAGAAGATCTTTACCCATTGCTTCAG TTGAAAAAAGACTTGTGGAAGAGGTAAATAAAAACGATACCTTGATAATTGTCGGTGAAACCGGAAGTGGAAAGACCACAC AGTTACCTCAGTATCTGTACAATGGAGGTTTCTGTGGCGATGGAGGAACGATTGGAATTACTCAACCGAGACGTGTTGCTGCAGTAACCGTTGCAAAACGTGTAGCTGAAGAATGCGGTGTTAAATTGGGCGAAAAAGTTGGGTACTCAATTAGGTTTGAAGATGTCACCTCCACTTCAACAAGGATTAAGTACATGACCGACGGGCTTCTATTAAG GGAAGCACTTTTGGACCCGTATCTCTCACGTTATTCGGTTATAGTTGTTGATGAAGCTCATGAAAGGACTGTGCAGACTGATGTGTTGCTAGGTTTACTAAAAGATGTACAAAAGAAGAGATCTCAAAGTTCTATTCAATCTAATAATGATCTAATGAAGATGAACAATGGTAACCTGGAGAAAGAAGACAAGAATGGTCAAGCTGGCAGTGTTATAAAACAACATGTAGTCAAAAAATTAAATCCATTGAAGTTAATCATCATGTCTGCTAGTTTAGATGCACGCGGCTTTTCAGAGTATTTTAATGGAGCAAAAGCTGTTCATGTTCAGGGACGACAATTTCCTGTTGATATTTTGTACACTGCTCAACCGGAAACTGATTGTTTGGATGCAGCTTTAGTTACCATATTTCAG aTACATTTGGAGGAGGGACCCGGTGATATACTAGTATTTCTTTCTGGTCAAGAAGAGATTGAATCAGTCGAGGGTCTTGTGAGAGAGAATCTTAAGAAGTTACCCGAAGCCAATCAGAAACTTGTAATCTTGCCTTTATTCTCTTCTTTACCGTCTGAGAAGCAAATGAAAGTTTTCACACCTGCTTTGGATGGGTTCAGAAAG GTAATATTGGCAACTAATATTGCTGAAACATCTGTAACCATACCTGGAATCAAGTACGTTATCGATCCTGGATTAGTAAAAGTGCGCAGTTATTCTCCTGATAGTGGCATTGAATCTTTAATTGTTGTCAAAACTTCAAAAGCTCAAGCTCTTCAAAGAAG TGGACGTGCAGGGCGTGAAGGACCCGGGAAATGTTTTCGTCTTTATCCCGAGAGCCGATTCGAAGGACTCGACGATTCAACAGTGCCCGAGATCAAAAGATGCAACCTTTCGAATGTTATTCTGCAGCTTAGTGCTCTTGGTGTCGATGATATACTCGGGTTTGATTTCATGGAGAAACCTGATAG GTTGGCGGTTATTAGATCACTTGAATTGTTGTACTTGCTAGGGGCGTTAACAGACGAAAAGAAACTATCCGATCCAATTGGACAACAAATGGCCCGTTTACCGTTAGAACCAAATGATTCAAAAGCTCtaattttggctagccaatttgaTTGTTTAGAAGAAATGTTAATTGTTGTCGCAATGTTATCAGTCGAATCTATCTTTTATGCTCCTCGTGAAAAACTAGAAGAG TCACGGGCTGCAATTAAGTGTTTTTCAAGCCCAGACGGAGACCATCTAACATTGCTTAACGTATATCGTATTGCTGCTGAATTTTTGGAGAAGAATAAGGCAGAAAATGGTAATGAAAAGGCTGAAAAGAATTTGAGAAAATGGTGCAAAGATAACTTCATCAACGGTCGCTCGTTAAAACATGCTCGTGATGTTTACAA TCAAATTCGGGAAAACGTTGAACAAATGGGCCTTAAGATATCTTCGTGTGGAGATGATATGCTTCAGCTTCGAAGATGCCTTGCTGCTTCTTATTTTCTGAATGCAGCCCTGAAGCAACCTGATGGTACATACAG GGTTATGGCAAATGGTCAGATTGCAGAAATTCACCCGACCTCTATTCTGCGGCGTACAAAACCAGAATGCATTATATTTTACAATTTAGTTCAAACAACGCGTAATTATGTGCGCAATGTTACCAGAATTGATTATTTATGGTTAGCAGAGCTGGCCCCCCAATGTTATGCCTTGAAGGATTAA